The Nocardia sp. NBC_00508 nucleotide sequence TCACCCAGTTGGTGTCCAGCGCCTCACGGGCGAGCTGCGCGGTGAGCACCGCTTCGGCGGCGGTGCGGCAGCCCGCTGTGTTCGGCAGCGGCGCGATGTTCAATCGCTTCAGCAGGTCGAGCACGCCGGTGCCGCCCGCCGCATCGATCCGCCGCATGGCCACGGTGGTCAGCTCGGTGCCGGAGGCGATCAGCGCCTCCTCCAGCACGGCGAGGTTTTCCGCGCCGCCGGTCCCCATGATCAGGCGGGAGCCGAACGCGCGGTCGGCGATGCGCAGTGGGGCGTCGGCCTCCGCGCGCCCCGCCGCGACCGACTCCTCAGCCACCTTGGACCGCCGTCAGCACCTCGATCTGCCAGCCGCGCCGCACCGGTTCGTCCCAGCGCGACTTCGGGAACACCGCCCCGTCCACCGCGAGCGCGACGCCCTTGCACGGCAGGTCGAGGCGTTCCAGCAGCTCACGCACGGTGAGCGGTGCGGCGAACTCGTGCTCGTCGCCGTTCACCGTGACACCGATGGGGACGGATGACAGCGTCATCGGATTCCTCCTACAGTCGTCGAAAAGCGTTGCGGGTCGGCGACTTCCGCTTCGGGCAGCGTTGCCCCGCCGAGCAGGCTCGCCACCGCGTCCGCGGTGAGCGGCACGGTCAGCATCCCGTTGCGACCGTGCCCGGTGGCCGCGATGATCCGGTCGGTGAGCCGGCCGATCAGCGGCAGGTTGTCCGGGCTGCCCGGCCGGGAACCGGCGCTCGCCTCGGCGAGCTCGTATTCGCCGATGCCGGGGAACACCGCCTCCGCGTCGGCGATCAGGTCGCGCACGCCCGCGACGGTGACCGCGGTGTCGAAACCGGCCTCGTACTGGGTTGCCCCGACCACGATCCCGTCGGCGCGCGGCACCAGGTACACCGGCCTGCCGTGCACCCGAGCGCGGATCACCCGCCGCGGCGCGGGAGCCACACCTGGCCGCTGCCGGAGCCGCAGGATCTCGCCCTTGACCGGTCGGACCGGCAGCTCAGGCCACAGCTCCGCCGACGCGGCGCCCGCCGCCAGCACGATCTGATCGTGCGGAAGTTCCGTCAGCGAGTCTACGGACTCGGTGCGCACCAGCACGCCCGCCGCCTCGGCCGCCTGACGCAGCGCGGTGACCAGCCTGCGGTTGTCGATGGCGGGTTCGGTGGGCGCGAGCAGCGCGGCGCGCACGGAGCGGGCCAGCGTGGGTTCCAGCTCACGGACTCCGGCGCGGTCCAGGATGCGCAGTTCGTGGCCGCGGCCGCCGACCCAGTCGGCCACGGTACGCAGGTCGGCGGCGTCGGCCGCGTCCAGCGCGACGGTCATGGTCTCGTCGGCGACGAAGACAGCGAGCCCGGTCGCGGCTTCCAACCGGGCGGCGAACTCCGGCCAGCGGGCCAGCGAGGCGGCGCCGAAGTCGAGCACTCGCTCCTCCCCCGGCCAGCCCTCCGACAGTGGCGCGAGCATGCCCCCGGCGACCCAGGAGGCGCCGCTCGCCACCGCCGGATCCAGCAGGGTGACCGACCAATCGGCCTCGGCGGCGCGCCAGGCCACAGCGAGCCCGATGGCGCCGCCACCGACGACGGCCAGAGTCCGCATTCGCTCCACCTGCCTCCTATTTCGCATCCCCACGGTAGCGCGGCTACGGTCGAAGACGTGCAACCCTCCCATCCGAATCGACCCGCCTCGCCGCGGGAGCGTCTGGCACATGCGCGTCTGTATCTCTGCACCGACGCACGCAGGGAGAAGGGCGATCTGGCCAGGTTCGCCGAGGCGGCGTTCGCGGGCGGAGTCGACATCATCCAGCTCAGAGACAAGGGGTCGCCCGGCGAGGCGAAGTTCGGTCCCCTCGAAGCCAGGGCCGAACTCGGCGCGCTCGCCGAATTGAAGGCGGCCGCGCGCAGGCACGGTGCGCTCGTCGCGGTGAACGACCGCGCCGACATCGCGCTGGCGTCGGGTGCCGACGTGCTGCATCTCGGGCAAGGTGACCTCCCGCCCTGGTACGCGCGCCGGATCCTCGGACCCGATGTGGTGATCGGACGATCCACGCACAACCGCGCGCAAGCCGGGCTCGCCGCGATCGACGAGCACATCGACTACTTCTGCACCGGCCCGATCTGGGCGACCCCGACCAAGCCGGGCAGGCAGGCGGCGGGACCCGAGCTGGTCCGCTCGACCGCCGACGCCCACCCGACCCGGCCTTGGTTCGCGATCGGCGGGATCAACGCGGACAACCTGCCGCAAGTGCTGGAAGCCGGGGCGGCTCGGGTGGTCGTGGTGCGCGCGATCACCGAGGCCCGGGATCCGGAGGCCGCTGCGCGGGAGCTGAAAACGGCGCTGCTGGCGAACGCGTAGCCGCCGGCATCAGGAAAGCAGCTGCCCTCGGGTGAACGAAAGGGCGGTCTCCACCGCGGTGTTCCCGTTCGCCGTCGGCTCGGTGGTCTGAACGCCGAGGTCATCGACGATCCTGGCAGCGTCGCCCGGTCCGTCCGGATCCGAGTGCAGCCAGACGAAACCGAGCTCGGCGAGGTCGAGCGTGCGGGGCAGCGCGGCGGCTACCGCGCGGTCGATCTCGGCGAGCAGCACACGCGCGGGTGCGGCGCGCAAGGTGGGCCACGAGGCGGCGAAGCCGGGATGCAGCGGACGGGCGTCGACCTCGGGCTCAGGGACCCAGGCCAGCTCGGTGCTCTCCCGGTTGCCAGTGGTCGGCAGGGTCATCACCGCGTCGGCGACCACCGTGGTGTAGGTCCAGCCACTCAGGGCGGACGCGGTCACCCGCGCGCCGCGCACTCGGACGTCGGCGGGATCGATACCCGCTTCCTCCCATGCCTCGCGGACCGCCGCGTGCTCGGGCGTCTCGTGACTGTCGCGGGCGCCACCGGGCAATGCCCAGGTCCCGCCCTGGTGGCTCCACGGTGCGCGGTGTTGCAGCAGCACCGCCGAACCACCACCGGCGAGCGGAGCGCGCAGCAGCAGTCCGGCGGCGCCGAAGCGGCCCCAGTGCCGCAATCCGTCCGGGCCACGCGACCAACCGTCGCCGTCACCACGCATCTCGTACCATCCTCATCCAGCTACGACAGTGAAGTCTGTCTGCTGCCCCGCGTCGAGCAGAGCAAACAGCAGCCGCATAGAGTTTGCAGCCGGACGGAGTCCGTCCACTGCCCACGCCGGCCCGAGCGAAGGCAAGATAGCCGCCTCTTGCTCCCAACCGGGGGTGTTTCACACGCCGCAGCGTCCGTACGACCACAATAAACTCCGCACCAACATGCGCGGAGCGATCGAATGTTCGATCGGACCGTGAGAAATCCGCGCACTCGGCCCAGACTGGGGAGGTGGACATGGCTAGCTCTGAGCCGACGGCGGCCGAACTCCGGCCGTCGTCCGCGCCCGCCGGCCGGGACAACGTTCCCGGCGGGCTGAGCGTCGCGGTGGTGCGCGAACGTCTCGACTTGTCCAACCTGCGTTCGTTCGCCAATTCCTCCCCGGGACGGCTGATCGCGCTCGGGCTGCTGCTCATCGGCCTGTGCCTGGCCGCAGGCTCGGTGACCGCCGCGACCGTCAGCGAACGGCAGCAGGGCCTGGACGTGCTGCTCTACGACACCGAACCGGAGGCGTACTCCGCACACCAGCTGTATACCTCGCTGTCGATCGCCGACGCCGCCGCGAGCACCGCCTTCATCGCGGGCGGGCTGGAGCCGCAGACGGTGCGTGATCGCTATACCCAGGCCATGGGCGAGGCGGCCGCGGAGTTGGTGACCCAATCCGACCGCGCCGTCGGGCCGAACACGACAGCCGATTCGGATACCCGGCTGCGTACCGGCATAGTGACCGGCCTGCCGGTGTACTCGGGTCTGATCGAGACCGCGCGGACGAACAATCGCAGCGGATATCCGGTCGGAGCAGCGTATTTGAGCGAGGCGTCCAACCAGATGCAGACGACACTGCTACCGATGGCCGAGGAACTGCACAATCACCGTTCCGCCGCGGTGGCCACCGCGCAGCGCAACCACGTGCGGCCACCATGGCCCGCCATCGGCCTGCTGATCCTCACCCTCGGCGTGCTGGTCTGGGTGCAGCGAGACCTGGCGCGGCGCTGGCGGCGGGTGCTCAATCCCGGCCTCCTGCTCGCGTCGGCGGCGATGCTGATCCTGCTGGCGTGGACGGTCGTCGCGGGCTCGGTGTCAGCGACGTCGATGATCGGCGCGCGCGACGACGGCGCGGTGCCGTCGTCGCGGCTGACCGAGAGCCGGATTCTGGTGCAGCAGGCGCGCGCCGCGGAGACATTGAAGCTGGTGCGCAGGGACGCCACCGGCGACTACGACCGCACCTTCGACGCGGGTATCGAGCGCCTGGCCGATCTGATCGGCAAGTACCCCGATTCCGCGCCCGCCACCGACGACGTGCGCAATGCCGTGCCCGCGCTGGCTCGTTGGCGGGTGGCGCACCAGCGCATGAACGACGCGCTGGCCAAGGGTGATTTCAATGGCGCGGCCGCAGTGACCACCGGCCCTGGCTCCGCGGACGCCACCGCGCAGGTCGAGGCGCTGGACCGTTCACTGGAACAGGGCATCGCCGAGACACGGCACACTCTGCGCGACGAGATCTCCCAGGCGGCCCGCGTGCTGGACTTCCTAGGAGCAGGAGCGATGGTGCTCGGCATTCTGGCGGCAGGCTATGTAGGACTCGGCATGTGGCCCCGGCTTCGGGAGTACCGATGAGATCCCCGCGCGGCATTCTGGTCGTCGTCCTCGTCGTGGTGGCGCTGGCGAGCGGTTGCGCCGGCGATTCCGGCGCACCACTGGAGACCAAGACGCCCAAATACACCGATGCCCCACTGCCGGCCAACGCCATACCCGTGCTGACGGATTCGCCGGTCCCCCCGCCGCCCAGCGCACCGCGGTGCGGAGACCCGACCGCCAGTCTGCGCCCCACCGGGGCGGGGGCCGCCGCGCGCGGACCGGTTATCGACGCCATCCGGGCGCGCGGCAGGCTGCTCGTCGGGCTGGATACCGGCAGCAACCTGTTCAGCTTCCGCGACCCGGTCTCCGGCTCCATCGTCGGTTTCGACGCCGACATCGCCAGGGAGGTCGCCCGTGACCTGCTCGGCAACCCGGACCTGATCGAATTCCGCAGCCTCGGCTCGGCCGAGCGCGAGACCGCCCTGCAGAACCACACCGTCGATCTGGTCGCCAAGACCATGACGATCAACTGCGAACGGCGCGAGAAAGTCGCCTTCTCCACCGTCTACCTGCATGCGAATCAGCGCGTGCTCGCGGTGAAGAACTCCGGTATCGACAGCTTGGCCGATCTCGCGGGTAAGCGGGTGTGCATCGTCTCCGGCACCACCTCGCTGGACCACATCCGCCGCGACCAGCCCGCCGCGACCATCCTCACCGTCCCTACCTGGGCAGACTGTCTGGTCGTCCTGCAGCAGCGCCAAGTCGACGCGGTCAGCACCGACGATGCCGTCCTCGCGGGTCTCGCCGCGCAAGACCCGTACACCGAGTTGGTCGGCGGCAGCATCGCCGCGGAGCCGTACGGCATCGGCATCCCCAAGGGCCAGGACGATCTCGTCCGCTTCGTCAACGGCACGCTGGATCGCATCCGCAACGACGGCACGTGGGCCGGGCTGTACCAGAAATATCTCACCGTGCTCGGCCCGCTTCCCGCTCCACCCACTCCGACCTATCAGGATTGACGGGAGATGAATACCCGGCCCGCCTCGGATCCCGAACCAGACGAAACCGCCACGGGACAGCCGGGTTCGGCCGAGGTATTCAAGGGCGGGTCGACCGGTTCGGCCGGGGGCACCGACGATCCGGCCCCGTACCCGCAGCGGCCGGGCGGCGAAACATCGAGCGCGGCCGAGCAGCCAGCCGATCCGGGCTCGGAGGCGGGCGAAGAGGACCCGAACGCAACCCGTAGGCAGTCCGTCGGCGGCGCTACCGCGGACGAAGGCCCCGCCACGGAGCTCGCCCCTGAGCTGCCGGAGACATCCGCCGTGGAGCAGGAAGCTGCGGGGCGGACGAAATGGGACCCGGGTGCGTCGGTGCCGCTGCGCACCACGGGACGCAGCGTGCGTACCGCCCACAGCCGTCCGACCGTGCGACGGCTCGGCGCGGGCCTGGTGCCGATTCCGGAGGTGCCGTCCGTCGATCCACCCGACGCCGTGCTCGCCGACCCGGTTGTGTCCGAGGGCAGGCGGTTCTGCTGGCGCTGCGGCAAACCGGTCGGCCGGGCGACACCGATCCGGCCCGCGACGACGGCGGGCACCTGCGTGGTCTGTGCGGCCCCGTTCGATTTCCGGCCGACGCTGCACGCGGGCGACATGGTCGCGGGGCAGTACGAGATCCAGGGCTGCATGGCCCACGGTGGGCTCGGCTGGATCTACCTGGCGATCGACCGCAATGTCAGCGACCGCTGGGTGGTGCTGAAGGGACTGCTGCACGCCGGCGACGCCGAAGCGCAGGCGGTGGCGATGGCCGAACGCCAATTCCTGGCCGAGGTGGCGCATCCCAGCATCGTCAAGATCTACAACTTCGTCGAGCACACCGACGACCACGGCATACCCGTCGGCTACATCGTCATGGAGTACGTGAGCGGCTGTTCGCTCCGCGACATCCTCGACAACTACGAACGCCCGCAGCGCATGCCGGTCGCCGAGGCGATCGCCTACCTGCTGGAGATCCTCCCCGCGCTGGAGTACCTGCACTCGACCGGTCTGAGCTACAACGACCTCAAGCCCGACAACATCATGGTCACCGCGGACCAGGTCAAGCTGATCGATCTCGGCGCGGTCGCCCCCATCGGAGCGTACGGAAACCTCTACGGCACCAGGGGGTTCCAGGCACCGGAGATCGCGAAGACGGGCCC carries:
- a CDS encoding glutamate ABC transporter substrate-binding protein — encoded protein: MRSPRGILVVVLVVVALASGCAGDSGAPLETKTPKYTDAPLPANAIPVLTDSPVPPPPSAPRCGDPTASLRPTGAGAAARGPVIDAIRARGRLLVGLDTGSNLFSFRDPVSGSIVGFDADIAREVARDLLGNPDLIEFRSLGSAERETALQNHTVDLVAKTMTINCERREKVAFSTVYLHANQRVLAVKNSGIDSLADLAGKRVCIVSGTTSLDHIRRDQPAATILTVPTWADCLVVLQQRQVDAVSTDDAVLAGLAAQDPYTELVGGSIAAEPYGIGIPKGQDDLVRFVNGTLDRIRNDGTWAGLYQKYLTVLGPLPAPPTPTYQD
- the thiO gene encoding glycine oxidase ThiO, which produces MRTLAVVGGGAIGLAVAWRAAEADWSVTLLDPAVASGASWVAGGMLAPLSEGWPGEERVLDFGAASLARWPEFAARLEAATGLAVFVADETMTVALDAADAADLRTVADWVGGRGHELRILDRAGVRELEPTLARSVRAALLAPTEPAIDNRRLVTALRQAAEAAGVLVRTESVDSLTELPHDQIVLAAGAASAELWPELPVRPVKGEILRLRQRPGVAPAPRRVIRARVHGRPVYLVPRADGIVVGATQYEAGFDTAVTVAGVRDLIADAEAVFPGIGEYELAEASAGSRPGSPDNLPLIGRLTDRIIAATGHGRNGMLTVPLTADAVASLLGGATLPEAEVADPQRFSTTVGGIR
- the thiE gene encoding thiamine phosphate synthase, whose translation is MQPSHPNRPASPRERLAHARLYLCTDARREKGDLARFAEAAFAGGVDIIQLRDKGSPGEAKFGPLEARAELGALAELKAAARRHGALVAVNDRADIALASGADVLHLGQGDLPPWYARRILGPDVVIGRSTHNRAQAGLAAIDEHIDYFCTGPIWATPTKPGRQAAGPELVRSTADAHPTRPWFAIGGINADNLPQVLEAGAARVVVVRAITEARDPEAAARELKTALLANA
- a CDS encoding NUDIX hydrolase, with protein sequence MRGDGDGWSRGPDGLRHWGRFGAAGLLLRAPLAGGGSAVLLQHRAPWSHQGGTWALPGGARDSHETPEHAAVREAWEEAGIDPADVRVRGARVTASALSGWTYTTVVADAVMTLPTTGNRESTELAWVPEPEVDARPLHPGFAASWPTLRAAPARVLLAEIDRAVAAALPRTLDLAELGFVWLHSDPDGPGDAARIVDDLGVQTTEPTANGNTAVETALSFTRGQLLS
- the thiS gene encoding sulfur carrier protein ThiS, which produces MTLSSVPIGVTVNGDEHEFAAPLTVRELLERLDLPCKGVALAVDGAVFPKSRWDEPVRRGWQIEVLTAVQGG